A genomic region of Mycobacterium senriense contains the following coding sequences:
- a CDS encoding gamma-glutamylcyclotransferase, translating into MPIYAAYGSNMDPEQMQKRAPHSPMAGTGWLHGWRLTFGGEDIGWEGALATVVEDPDSKVFVVLYDMTSADESNLDRWEGSEFGVHKKIRCRVERISSDTDTDPVLAWLYVLDAWEGGVPSARYLGVMADAAEIAGAPSEYVHWLRTRPASNIGPGTGA; encoded by the coding sequence GTGCCGATCTACGCCGCGTACGGGTCGAACATGGATCCCGAGCAGATGCAGAAACGCGCGCCGCATTCGCCGATGGCCGGAACCGGCTGGCTGCACGGCTGGCGATTGACCTTCGGCGGCGAGGACATCGGCTGGGAGGGCGCGCTGGCCACCGTCGTCGAGGATCCGGATTCGAAGGTGTTCGTCGTCCTCTACGACATGACATCTGCGGACGAGAGCAACCTGGACCGCTGGGAGGGCTCGGAGTTCGGCGTCCACAAGAAGATCAGGTGCAGAGTTGAGCGCATCTCCTCGGACACCGACACCGACCCGGTGCTGGCGTGGCTGTACGTCCTGGACGCCTGGGAGGGCGGGGTGCCGTCGGCACGGTACCTGGGTGTGATGGCCGACGCCGCCGAAATCGCCGGGGCGCCAAGCGAATACGTGCACTGGCTGCGGACCCGCCCGGCCAGCAACATCGGTCCGGGAACCGGCGCCTGA
- a CDS encoding alpha/beta hydrolase, with product MRFPEFAGRTSEVTIDTRQGPVSATVYHPPAATNPPVYVNVHGGGFVVGHPEQDDPWCRYLAANAGVVVINPDYVLAPRHRFPAAVHQIYDVVCWAAGPGRDWDGTRLCVGGQSAGGNLSAAAARLALEDGGPDIALQVLHYAPLDLVTPSRDKPSTLGRRAIMKPWMSEVFDTAYIPERARRRDRLASPAWGDNADDVAGIAPALVVTAEHDRLRDEARRYAGKLDAVGALAEYHEVAGVDHGYNIMSGAGEVARRTYAHIADHVVRATGG from the coding sequence GTGCGCTTCCCGGAGTTCGCCGGCCGCACCTCTGAGGTCACCATCGACACCCGCCAAGGCCCGGTGTCCGCGACCGTCTACCACCCGCCGGCGGCGACGAACCCGCCCGTCTACGTCAACGTCCACGGCGGCGGGTTCGTGGTCGGGCACCCCGAACAGGACGATCCGTGGTGCCGCTACCTGGCCGCCAACGCGGGTGTAGTGGTGATCAACCCCGACTACGTCCTGGCACCCCGGCATCGCTTTCCCGCCGCGGTGCATCAGATCTACGACGTCGTCTGCTGGGCGGCCGGCCCCGGCCGCGACTGGGACGGCACCCGGCTGTGCGTCGGCGGTCAAAGCGCGGGCGGCAACCTCAGCGCCGCGGCGGCCCGGCTCGCGCTGGAGGACGGCGGTCCCGACATCGCGCTGCAGGTGCTGCACTATGCGCCGCTGGATTTGGTCACGCCCAGCCGCGACAAGCCATCCACCCTGGGCCGCCGCGCCATCATGAAGCCGTGGATGAGCGAGGTTTTCGACACCGCCTACATCCCCGAGCGGGCGCGGCGGCGCGACCGCCTGGCCTCGCCCGCCTGGGGTGACAACGCCGACGACGTCGCCGGCATCGCGCCCGCGCTGGTCGTGACGGCCGAGCACGACCGGCTGCGCGACGAAGCCCGCAGGTACGCAGGGAAACTCGACGCCGTCGGAGCGTTAGCGGAGTACCACGAGGTGGCCGGCGTCGACCACGGCTACAACATCATGAGCGGGGCCGGCGAGGTCGCGCGGCGCACCTACGCCCATATCGCCGACCACGTCGTCCGCGCCACCGGCGGCTAG